The genomic DNA gtttgctcaaatcaaggtcatTAAGTAAAGGAAACAAACAGCCAATAACATACTGAAAGATACCGTAATGTGTTCTATTGACATGAGGAAAAATTAACCACCCATGCGAAACTGAAACTTATGAGCCTATGTAATGACCTAGTGATGAAAGCAGCACTTGTTGGCCCCGCAGTTCAGAAACCTCCAGTTGTTCTAATCATATGCGAACTACTTCATACAGGGTGTAATAATGTGTGGCCAGGCAAAAGACCCTCCCCTGAGTaggaagggggggggggggggggggggtctccATATAATCTCATATTTCtatgtaatatttttgaatgagctCTTTGACCCccattatttttgaataactGATAAGTTGCAATGGTAACATATGTATGAAGCATTGTTCTAGATTCTACAGTATAAAATAGTTTGTTTAAACATTGAAATGGAAATTACAGAGCCTTAGTAGAGGTCTGCTAATATAAATTTCAGGATGCTCTATAGTCAAAGGATCAATCAAAAAATACAAGATTCTCGAACGCCTCAATCAAATATAGGGTGTCTACCACTTGGCAGGCTGAAAACTAATTCAAAAAAAGGGGAGAGAAACTCTCGGATGCCCAAATGAATTTGTTTACTACTCAGTGGCCTAATAATCAAAGAATTCGAGACTAAAATTGGGTGGAACGgtctcaaaaataaaatacaattctCTACGATTTTCCATAAAATGTTTTCATAAGCATTTCAAACGAGGCGTTAATAATTCCCCATGAAATAAATGAACGTGCAATATTGATATGACAACCCCTGAAAAATTTACTCCAGTCTTTGTTTCGTTCGTTATAAATAATTACAAATGTTTTTGATAACGATTCAAACTTCCCTCCGACATTAGATTGCATTCTTGttttaacaacattaattggatAAAACATTGTGCTGCATAAAGCACCAATCACAGCACCGCTTATAAAATCATTAAGAGAATTTTGTATAGTTTTTTCTTCAGCGTGAGGTAACATGGTTTTAATCGGTTTTCGAAGCCCAAAAAATATCGCATTTGAGAACCCGTTTCTTATGAAAATAGCACTTAGGCCTCTATAATACTCTTTCAATCCGCTGTAATTATGCAATGTTGCCATTGTGTGGAACGTACTTTTAAACGTATCATGGTGTTTTGGAGTTAAAAGCAGCACCTGTGCTCTTTCAAACGGTGTTAACGTTGATTCACACGCTCCTGCAAAAAAGGAGGCATATAACATCGCCAAATGTTCATTTATATTCCATTTGGTCGTCATTTTCTGATAGGATTGATGATATAATCCGAACATAAGTGCCgttgaaattgatttttgtaATAATGGGGCAGGTAATCCCCGATATAAATTGATAAATCCTTCATGTGTAATCTGCTTAACAGCTTTGTTCATTCTAAATCCAAAAAGTTGTTGACGAAACATAATTTTATTGATCGGAAATGTAACGATGATATTGATTGCAGAAGCACCGGCACCGCAAAAGAAATGAGCATCATTTCGTGTTAACGGCTCATTGTCTGTCAACTTTTGTGAGCCAGGAGCAAGGCCCGTAGAAACGGATGACTTCGATGCAACATTCTCAGTTGTCATTTTGTCTACATAATTTAAACAAACAAGTATATACActgcaattaaaaatataaaagatataaATTCAGTGGGGAATATGGTTGTACATAAGTATAATATGACATCTGTTGAAGCTTGATAACTTCCAAGTAGGTGTGACTATTGTAATGAATTCGAAACTAAGTACCTTCGGGCCTTGATATAAGATTTTATTCAACTCAactgatatataaaataagtaaaatacagCACAAATAAATgttaataatacaaataaatgttaataataataaacaaaaatacagtGGATTGCTGACGTTAGCAGTGGTCAATAGTTGCCATCTGATTTTAAGCATGCtacaaaaatcatttttggaAGATATTGTGCAAAGATTCTGCATTGAGTCAttactaccggtaccggtaatgtACGGTACGACAGTACTTACACTTACACTACCTGACTACTGGACTATCAGAAAAACTTCTCTACCTTGtgtggctcattgtgctaagcgttatgAATACgatcgccaccgcacctctgattaccctgcgtgggttcgcaggttcgaatcccaggtgaggatagttatgtgcgagaggattgctggactcctcgccgtagggtggttcacgtaaccgctggtcggttacggcttcctccaccatcaagtccatgcttccgaaaacaaataactaaccaatcccatacggtacccgacatggaatggtgcggtaaccgaacgagaggccgttgttcgccatatggttaagccgtattatcggctttcctctccctgggataaatatggataggataggatttacatgtaAATTAGGAtttatatgtaaattctatcctatccttGTGACAATGAAGTCCAGGCATATTGCTGTATTGAACAAATAACATGTCAAATATTTCCATACCGGTAGAGTACGGTACTCCTTACGaaccggtaccggtaactgcTACCCGGGCGAGAAGCTGTGACTAACTACGGTACCGTACGTCAGTATGTGAATAAGCCATAAACTGATTATATCGGGTggaggctaactcgccatggaccactcg from Styela clava chromosome 12, kaStyClav1.hap1.2, whole genome shotgun sequence includes the following:
- the LOC120330122 gene encoding mitochondrial nicotinamide adenine dinucleotide transporter SLC25A51-like, whose translation is MTTENVASKSSVSTGLAPGSQKLTDNEPLTRNDAHFFCGAGASAINIIVTFPINKIMFRQQLFGFRMNKAVKQITHEGFINLYRGLPAPLLQKSISTALMFGLYHQSYQKMTTKWNINEHLAMLYASFFAGACESTLTPFERAQVLLLTPKHHDTFKSTFHTMATLHNYSGLKEYYRGLSAIFIRNGFSNAIFFGLRKPIKTMLPHAEEKTIQNSLNDFISGAVIGALCSTMFYPINVVKTRMQSNVGGKFESLSKTFVIIYNERNKDWSKFFRGCHINIARSFISWGIINASFEMLMKTFYGKS